In the Nomascus leucogenys isolate Asia chromosome 5, Asia_NLE_v1, whole genome shotgun sequence genome, one interval contains:
- the DEGS1 gene encoding sphingolipid delta(4)-desaturase DES1 isoform X1, which produces MGSRVSREDFEWVYTDQPHADRRREILAKYPEIKSLMKPDPNLIWIIIMMVLTQLAAFYIVKDLDWKWVIFGAYAFGSCINHSMTLAIHEIAHNAAFGNCKAMWNRWFGMFANLPIGIPYSISFKRYHMDHHRYLGADGVDVDIPTDFEGWFFCTAFRKFIWVILQPLFYAFRPLFINPKPITYLEVINTMAQVTFDILIYYFLGIKSLVYMLAASLLGLGLHPISGHFIAEHYMFLKGHETYSYYGPLNLLTFNVGYHNEHHDFPNIPGKSLPLVRKIAAEYYDNLPHYNSWIKVLYDFVMDDTISPYSRMKRHQKGEMVLE; this is translated from the exons CAAAGTATCCAGAGATAAAGTCCTTGATGAAACCTGATCCCAATTTGATATGGATTATAATTATGATGGTTCTCACCCAGTTGGCTGCATTTTACATAGTAAAAGACTTGGACTGGAAATGGGTCATATTTGGGGCCTATGCGTTTGGCAGTTGCATTAACCACTCAATGACTCTGGCTATTCATGAGATTGCCCACAATGCTGCCTTTGGCAACTGCAAAGCAATGTGGAATCGCTGGTTTGGAATGTTTGCTAATCTTCCTATTGGGATTCCATATTCAATTTCCTTTAAGAGGTATCACATGGATCATCATCGGTACCTTGGAGCTGATGGCGTCGATGTAGATATTCCTACCGATTTTGAGGGCTGGTTCTTCTGTACCGCTTTCAGAAAGTTTATATGGGTTATTCTTCAGCCTCTTTTTTATGCCTTTCGACCTCTGTTCATCAACCCCAAACCAATTACTTATCTGGAAGTTATCAATACCATGGCCCAGGTcacttttgacattttaatttattactttttggGAATCAAATCCTTAGTCTACATGTTGGCAGCATCTTTACTTGGCCTGGGTTTGCACCCaatttctggacattttatagcTGAGCATTACATGTTCTTAAAGGGTCATGAAACTTACTCATATTATGGGCCTCTGAATTTACTTACCTTCAATGTGGGTTATCATAATGAACATCATGACTTCCCCAACATTCCTGGAAAAAGTCTTCCACTG GTGAGGAAAATAGCAGCTGAATACTATGACAACCTCCCTCACTACAATTCCTGGATAAAAGTACTATATGATTTTGTGATGGATGATACAATAAGTCCCTACTCAAGAATGAAGAGGCACCAAAAAGGAGAGATGGTGCTGGAGTAA
- the DEGS1 gene encoding sphingolipid delta(4)-desaturase DES1 isoform X2: MKPDPNLIWIIIMMVLTQLAAFYIVKDLDWKWVIFGAYAFGSCINHSMTLAIHEIAHNAAFGNCKAMWNRWFGMFANLPIGIPYSISFKRYHMDHHRYLGADGVDVDIPTDFEGWFFCTAFRKFIWVILQPLFYAFRPLFINPKPITYLEVINTMAQVTFDILIYYFLGIKSLVYMLAASLLGLGLHPISGHFIAEHYMFLKGHETYSYYGPLNLLTFNVGYHNEHHDFPNIPGKSLPLVRKIAAEYYDNLPHYNSWIKVLYDFVMDDTISPYSRMKRHQKGEMVLE; encoded by the exons ATGAAACCTGATCCCAATTTGATATGGATTATAATTATGATGGTTCTCACCCAGTTGGCTGCATTTTACATAGTAAAAGACTTGGACTGGAAATGGGTCATATTTGGGGCCTATGCGTTTGGCAGTTGCATTAACCACTCAATGACTCTGGCTATTCATGAGATTGCCCACAATGCTGCCTTTGGCAACTGCAAAGCAATGTGGAATCGCTGGTTTGGAATGTTTGCTAATCTTCCTATTGGGATTCCATATTCAATTTCCTTTAAGAGGTATCACATGGATCATCATCGGTACCTTGGAGCTGATGGCGTCGATGTAGATATTCCTACCGATTTTGAGGGCTGGTTCTTCTGTACCGCTTTCAGAAAGTTTATATGGGTTATTCTTCAGCCTCTTTTTTATGCCTTTCGACCTCTGTTCATCAACCCCAAACCAATTACTTATCTGGAAGTTATCAATACCATGGCCCAGGTcacttttgacattttaatttattactttttggGAATCAAATCCTTAGTCTACATGTTGGCAGCATCTTTACTTGGCCTGGGTTTGCACCCaatttctggacattttatagcTGAGCATTACATGTTCTTAAAGGGTCATGAAACTTACTCATATTATGGGCCTCTGAATTTACTTACCTTCAATGTGGGTTATCATAATGAACATCATGACTTCCCCAACATTCCTGGAAAAAGTCTTCCACTG GTGAGGAAAATAGCAGCTGAATACTATGACAACCTCCCTCACTACAATTCCTGGATAAAAGTACTATATGATTTTGTGATGGATGATACAATAAGTCCCTACTCAAGAATGAAGAGGCACCAAAAAGGAGAGATGGTGCTGGAGTAA